The sequence ATATGTCGCCCGGTCCGGCCGTGTCGATCACGATCTTTTCTTTACCATCACCCGAGATCTTGAGCTCCACCCTGCCTTCCAATACCAGGTATAGGTTCACAGCCAGTGCTTTTTCCTCGAATATCCGCATATCTTTTTTGGATGACTCTTCTTCCGCGATTTGAGCGATCTGTTCAAGTTCTCTTTCATTGAGATGTTTGAATAAACTAAAACCTTTTAGTTTTTCTATATCAACCATGGCTTCTCCTTTCCGGTTCCTTAACTGAAGTATTTAATATATATACATATAACATAATGTCAATGAGAAATTATTGACGGGTGTATAATTTTTAAACACATCCGGTTATACTAAGGGGAGCAAAAAGGTC comes from bacterium and encodes:
- a CDS encoding cyclic nucleotide-binding domain-containing protein, with the protein product MVDIEKLKGFSLFKHLNERELEQIAQIAEEESSKKDMRIFEEKALAVNLYLVLEGRVELKISGDGKEKIVIDTAGPGDIFGWSAVTDPHTFTAAA